Proteins from a single region of Diaphorobacter limosus:
- a CDS encoding DNA cytosine methyltransferase, giving the protein MLSPQLKLPLHAKLVIDLFAGGGGASCGIEQAIGRCVDIAINHDPQAIGMHAANHPQTRHLLSDVWEVDPLEATQGRPVGLLHASPDCTHHSQALGGQPRCRSIRSLAWVVHRWAGKVRPEVITLENVEQMLQWSPLVAKRDPATGRIVTLDRVTDTSDTSRYRVADPGEQVPIGRQYLVPDRARLGRNWRHFVEGLRALGYAVQWRVICNADLGAHSTRRRLYLIARRDGLPIIWPEPTHARKAQAGRKRWKPAAECIDWGIASTSIFGRKKPLAEATMRRIAHGLQRYVLGSHAPFIVNNLSGNRPRTVSEPLASALTGGHKMLVTPTLVQMGYGERSGQAPRALDLGAPLGTIVAGGQKFATASAYLVQAGHGEGKDGGKRWSYGVNDITSPLGTVTASGGGQSLATAFMVQANGGFNATPARDLREPLATVAAGGEHHALVQYQLSQDDEAGALRCAAFLMRYHASGGQWADLREPMTTVTTRDRLALVTVWLQGEPWVIVDITLRMLMPRELYNAQDFPPDYVIDRTAAGQPLSKTAQIRMCGNSVSPVPMHAIVAANYRELAQQPMAEPRYQRAWA; this is encoded by the coding sequence ATGCTGAGTCCGCAACTCAAACTCCCGCTGCACGCCAAGCTGGTGATTGACCTGTTCGCGGGCGGCGGCGGCGCGAGCTGCGGCATCGAGCAGGCCATAGGCCGCTGCGTGGACATCGCCATCAACCATGATCCGCAGGCCATAGGCATGCACGCCGCCAATCACCCGCAGACACGCCATCTGCTGTCGGACGTGTGGGAGGTCGATCCGCTCGAAGCCACACAGGGCAGGCCGGTCGGACTGCTGCATGCGTCTCCCGACTGCACGCACCATTCGCAGGCCCTGGGCGGTCAGCCACGTTGCCGCAGCATCCGCTCGCTGGCCTGGGTGGTGCATCGCTGGGCCGGCAAGGTGCGCCCCGAGGTCATCACGCTGGAGAACGTCGAGCAGATGCTGCAATGGTCGCCGCTGGTGGCCAAGCGCGACCCGGCCACGGGGCGCATCGTCACGCTCGATCGCGTCACGGACACATCCGACACCAGCCGCTATCGCGTCGCCGATCCGGGTGAGCAGGTGCCGATAGGTAGGCAGTACCTGGTGCCCGATCGCGCCCGACTCGGGCGCAACTGGCGGCATTTTGTCGAGGGACTGCGCGCCCTGGGCTACGCCGTGCAATGGCGCGTGATCTGCAACGCCGATCTCGGTGCGCACAGCACGCGCCGGCGCCTGTACCTGATCGCAAGGCGTGACGGCCTGCCCATCATCTGGCCCGAACCTACCCATGCCAGGAAGGCGCAGGCCGGGCGCAAACGCTGGAAGCCTGCGGCGGAATGCATCGACTGGGGCATTGCGAGTACCAGCATCTTTGGACGCAAGAAACCGCTGGCCGAGGCCACCATGCGACGTATCGCGCACGGCCTGCAGCGCTACGTTCTGGGCAGCCATGCCCCGTTCATCGTCAACAACCTTTCGGGGAACCGGCCGCGCACCGTGTCCGAGCCTCTGGCCAGCGCGTTGACCGGAGGCCACAAGATGCTCGTCACTCCGACGCTCGTCCAAATGGGCTACGGCGAACGCTCGGGGCAGGCGCCACGCGCACTGGATCTGGGGGCGCCGCTCGGCACTATCGTTGCTGGAGGGCAGAAGTTCGCCACGGCCTCAGCCTACCTCGTCCAGGCAGGCCACGGCGAGGGAAAAGACGGCGGCAAGCGCTGGAGCTACGGCGTCAACGACATCACCAGTCCGCTGGGAACCGTTACTGCCAGCGGCGGCGGCCAGAGCCTCGCCACGGCATTCATGGTGCAGGCCAACGGCGGTTTCAATGCAACGCCGGCCCGCGACCTGCGCGAGCCGCTGGCGACGGTGGCGGCCGGTGGCGAGCACCACGCCCTGGTGCAGTACCAGCTGAGCCAGGACGACGAGGCCGGCGCCTTGCGCTGCGCGGCGTTCCTGATGCGCTATCACGCCAGCGGCGGCCAGTGGGCCGATCTGCGCGAACCCATGACCACCGTCACGACGCGCGATCGCCTGGCGCTGGTGACCGTATGGCTGCAGGGCGAGCCGTGGGTGATCGTGGACATCACCCTGCGCATGCTGATGCCGCGCGAGCTGTACAACGCACAGGATTTCCCGCCGGACTATGTGATCGACCGCACCGCGGCGGGCCAGCCGCTGTCCAAGACGGCGCAGATCAGGATGTGCGGCAATTCCGTTAGTCCCGTGCCGATGCACGCCATCGTCGCGGCCAACTATCGTGAGCTGGCGCAGCAACCCATGGCCGAACCACGTTACCAGCGGGCGTGGGCATGA
- a CDS encoding efflux RND transporter periplasmic adaptor subunit, which translates to MSLAPWVLSVLTVGLAAQAHVHASEAAAAPGYYTVQATGSTGWSSMDAKVEAVRETLLAAQVPGAIVALPVKAGDAVKAGQELARIDARMASQGAAASSAQVAAAQAGLNVATKEYERQKQLFAKRYISQAALDGAEAQWRAAQAQVTALQAQAGVAATQTGLHSVRAPYSGIVSSVPVNLGDMAMPGRPLLSLYDPAALRLTAQLTQDQARQLRSGVQVEIPGLTVQRLSIAASQIQLLPTADPLSHTVAVRVQLPANQQGAMPGMFARLWWQGDAADAAQRVLIPSTAVVRRAEMTGVYVQGDNGKPQLRQVRLGLPQGDMVEVLSGLRVGDQVAVEPQAAARVR; encoded by the coding sequence ATGTCCCTTGCACCTTGGGTGTTGTCCGTTCTGACCGTTGGGCTGGCGGCTCAGGCGCACGTGCATGCCAGCGAAGCTGCTGCAGCACCGGGCTATTACACGGTGCAAGCCACCGGCAGCACCGGCTGGAGCAGCATGGATGCCAAGGTCGAGGCGGTGCGCGAGACGCTGCTCGCGGCCCAGGTGCCGGGCGCCATCGTGGCCCTGCCGGTCAAGGCCGGTGACGCCGTGAAAGCCGGGCAGGAGCTGGCGCGTATCGACGCGCGCATGGCCAGTCAAGGCGCGGCGGCCAGCAGCGCACAGGTGGCCGCAGCCCAGGCCGGCCTGAACGTGGCAACCAAGGAGTACGAACGCCAGAAGCAGCTGTTTGCCAAGCGCTACATCAGCCAGGCGGCGCTCGATGGCGCCGAGGCGCAGTGGCGTGCAGCCCAGGCGCAGGTGACCGCGCTGCAGGCACAGGCCGGTGTGGCGGCCACGCAAACCGGGCTGCACAGCGTACGCGCACCCTATTCCGGCATTGTCTCCAGCGTGCCCGTCAATCTGGGCGACATGGCCATGCCGGGCCGGCCGCTGCTGTCCTTGTACGACCCCGCTGCTCTGCGCCTGACGGCGCAGCTGACGCAGGATCAAGCCCGGCAACTGCGTTCAGGTGTGCAGGTGGAAATTCCAGGATTGACCGTGCAACGCCTGTCGATTGCAGCGTCTCAAATCCAGCTGCTGCCCACGGCCGACCCCTTGAGCCACACCGTGGCGGTGCGCGTGCAGCTGCCGGCCAATCAGCAGGGCGCCATGCCAGGCATGTTTGCGCGCCTGTGGTGGCAGGGTGATGCCGCGGATGCAGCTCAGCGGGTGCTGATACCGTCCACGGCCGTCGTGCGCCGTGCCGAGATGACGGGCGTCTATGTGCAAGGCGACAACGGCAAGCCGCAGCTGCGCCAGGTGCGCCTGGGCCTGCCCCAGGGCGACATGGTGGAGGTGCTGAGCGGCCTGCGCGTGGGCGACCAGGTGGCCGTGGAGCCGCAGGCCGCGGCCAGGGTGCGCTGA
- a CDS encoding RAQPRD family integrative conjugative element protein, with protein MSQAIPTNAGQPGASAGTRVRRAWLLALFVAAGLAAQGAQAGDDDSERENLARIAHEIARLQAQVSAAAQDAPTGQRVKFRYDWLQRDLQMLREGVERHADAARQPRPVPPLRGDYRQ; from the coding sequence ATGTCCCAAGCCATTCCTACCAACGCAGGCCAGCCCGGCGCCAGTGCCGGCACCCGCGTGCGCCGCGCCTGGCTGCTGGCCCTGTTCGTGGCCGCGGGCCTGGCCGCGCAGGGCGCGCAGGCCGGCGACGACGACAGCGAGCGCGAGAACTTGGCGCGCATCGCGCACGAGATTGCTCGCCTGCAGGCACAGGTGTCCGCCGCCGCCCAGGACGCACCGACCGGGCAGCGCGTGAAGTTCCGCTATGACTGGCTGCAGCGCGACCTGCAGATGCTGCGCGAGGGCGTGGAGCGCCACGCCGATGCCGCGCGCCAGCCGCGCCCCGTGCCGCCACTGCGCGGCGACTACCGCCAGTGA
- the traD gene encoding type IV conjugative transfer system coupling protein TraD: MKNHAVLEGLLRPPIELYSAGVSAGVAVVAAAAPWALMMPPVLGWGAAAIAGGFAWVRTRQALEVMHYQHGMKFYKVTRVAPSKLPVSQELLYLGQGFEWTQQHTQRKRDAIQVDAKPFVRPGRLEQSLRRRGAAWQEAAGQPEARPMVRALGALASVDSWLNPFRAYPDLGGSPILHGVGAPQEVPVALRQSARTGHMIVMGTTRVGKTRLLEMLATQDIHAGKVTIVIDPKGDADLMLRMYAEAKRAGRLDRFYLFHLGYPDISARYNGIGNFARITEVATRATNALPSSGNSAAFKEFSWRFSNIVAQAQVALGRVPTYESLLKDVTGIDGLFLDYATMVFEGLAAQGRFPDWQERVTMLQAQIGVKGGIPVPRSLQDRPAELVAMFLWIKETRLDDKVLTGLAAAFSYERSFYEKIIASLGPFLEKLTTGAVGKLISPDYFDPEDKRPIFDWMTVMRQGGIVYVGLDALSDAVVSSAVGNSMLADLVSVGGKLYKSGLDPHDPEGKLKLPEVCCHFDEVNEIAGPEFVPMVNKLGGSGFRITAYTQSMFDIEARVGDRAKAGQILDNFNHLVMLRVRSVTTANLLAEQVPQVDVVHLTPMSGVTDTAAQGTGVDFTSRNDDIVTKTKVPMIEAADILELPQGQAFALLEGNRRYKIRIPLADSRGDPFVPESLKKVASDMKQRYRTSEQWARETDWLGQTGGWLAGQPLGDAGLGVIDTSLADVDEAGARPRAGDDGPSGALGDSGVLGQIMERSA, translated from the coding sequence ATGAAAAACCATGCCGTCCTGGAGGGCCTGCTGCGCCCGCCGATCGAGCTCTACAGCGCAGGCGTGTCCGCGGGCGTGGCCGTGGTCGCCGCGGCGGCGCCCTGGGCCTTGATGATGCCGCCTGTCCTGGGCTGGGGCGCCGCCGCCATTGCCGGTGGCTTTGCCTGGGTGCGCACGCGCCAGGCCCTGGAAGTCATGCACTACCAGCATGGCATGAAGTTCTACAAAGTCACGCGCGTGGCGCCCTCCAAGCTGCCGGTGAGTCAGGAGCTGCTGTACCTGGGCCAGGGCTTTGAGTGGACGCAGCAGCACACCCAGCGCAAGCGCGATGCGATACAGGTGGACGCCAAGCCCTTCGTGCGGCCAGGACGGCTGGAGCAGTCGCTGCGCCGGCGCGGCGCCGCATGGCAGGAGGCGGCAGGCCAGCCAGAGGCCCGGCCGATGGTGCGCGCCCTCGGGGCGCTGGCCAGTGTGGACAGCTGGCTGAACCCGTTTCGCGCCTATCCCGACCTGGGCGGATCGCCCATCCTGCACGGCGTGGGCGCCCCGCAGGAGGTTCCGGTGGCCCTGCGCCAGTCGGCGCGCACCGGCCACATGATCGTCATGGGCACGACGCGCGTGGGCAAGACGCGGCTGCTGGAGATGCTGGCGACGCAGGACATACACGCGGGCAAGGTGACCATCGTCATCGACCCCAAGGGCGATGCCGACCTGATGCTGCGCATGTACGCCGAGGCCAAGCGTGCCGGGCGCCTGGATCGCTTCTACCTGTTCCACCTGGGCTACCCGGATATTTCTGCGCGCTACAACGGCATCGGCAACTTCGCGCGCATCACCGAGGTGGCCACGCGGGCCACCAATGCCCTGCCCTCGTCGGGCAACTCGGCCGCGTTCAAGGAGTTTTCCTGGCGCTTTTCCAACATCGTCGCCCAGGCCCAGGTGGCCCTGGGCCGGGTGCCGACCTATGAGTCGCTGCTCAAGGACGTGACCGGCATCGATGGCCTGTTCCTGGACTACGCCACCATGGTGTTCGAGGGTCTTGCGGCCCAGGGGCGCTTTCCCGACTGGCAGGAGCGCGTGACCATGCTGCAGGCGCAGATTGGCGTCAAGGGCGGCATCCCGGTGCCGCGCAGCCTGCAGGACAGGCCGGCCGAGCTGGTGGCCATGTTTCTGTGGATCAAGGAAACCCGGCTCGATGACAAGGTGCTCACCGGCCTGGCCGCGGCCTTCAGCTACGAGCGCAGTTTCTACGAGAAGATCATCGCCAGCCTCGGCCCCTTCCTGGAGAAGCTCACCACGGGCGCCGTGGGCAAGCTCATCAGCCCGGACTACTTCGATCCCGAGGACAAGCGCCCGATCTTCGATTGGATGACCGTGATGCGCCAGGGCGGCATCGTCTATGTGGGCTTGGATGCGCTCTCGGACGCCGTGGTGTCCTCGGCCGTGGGCAACTCCATGCTGGCCGACCTGGTGAGCGTGGGCGGCAAGCTCTACAAGAGCGGGCTTGATCCCCATGATCCCGAGGGCAAGCTCAAGCTGCCCGAAGTCTGCTGCCATTTCGATGAGGTCAACGAGATTGCCGGCCCGGAGTTCGTGCCCATGGTGAACAAGCTGGGCGGCTCGGGGTTCAGGATCACGGCCTACACCCAGTCCATGTTCGACATCGAGGCCAGGGTTGGAGACAGGGCCAAGGCCGGCCAGATTCTGGACAACTTCAACCACCTGGTGATGCTGCGCGTGCGCAGCGTGACCACGGCGAATCTGCTGGCCGAACAGGTGCCACAGGTGGACGTGGTGCATCTGACGCCCATGTCCGGTGTCACCGACACGGCGGCGCAGGGCACCGGCGTGGACTTCACCAGCCGCAACGACGACATCGTCACCAAGACCAAGGTGCCCATGATCGAGGCCGCCGACATTCTGGAGCTGCCCCAGGGCCAGGCCTTTGCGCTGCTGGAGGGCAACCGGCGCTACAAGATCCGCATCCCGCTGGCGGATTCGCGCGGCGACCCCTTCGTGCCCGAATCGCTCAAGAAGGTGGCTTCGGACATGAAGCAGCGCTACCGCACGAGCGAGCAATGGGCCAGGGAAACCGACTGGCTCGGGCAGACGGGCGGCTGGCTGGCCGGCCAACCCCTGGGCGATGCCGGCTTAGGCGTGATCGATACCAGCCTGGCCGATGTCGATGAGGCCGGTGCCCGGCCCAGGGCCGGCGACGATGGGCCGTCCGGGGCGCTGGGCGATTCGGGCGTGCTCGGCCAGATCATGGAGCGTTCCGCATGA
- a CDS encoding transglycosylase SLT domain-containing protein, which translates to MIAHPRLSQPCGAALTQRRGLLVRAAALLAGAVAWPAQARVSDWLPYRPDQVRRLEPRLSEGMDHAAMSGRTLRIDPVITEFEPATSRAPVRRPGKASATSAVASGLQPPGAYVRIARQYGVDPWLLYGVALQESQLKFGARTLPYPWTLCVRGKGLRYAGYGETLAALKGYVGRGVTNVDCGAMQVNWRWHADRLGSFERALDPYPNLSVGAQILRGHYDARGDWRRAIALYHTGSDATLETRQRGERYAAQTLARLERLGVRQAAAIAGGRHG; encoded by the coding sequence ATGATCGCCCACCCCCGCCTCTCCCAGCCATGCGGCGCAGCGCTGACACAGCGCCGCGGCCTGCTGGTGCGCGCTGCGGCCCTGCTCGCGGGCGCCGTGGCCTGGCCGGCGCAGGCCCGCGTCAGCGACTGGTTGCCTTACCGGCCGGATCAGGTGCGCCGCCTGGAGCCCAGGCTGTCTGAGGGGATGGATCACGCCGCCATGTCCGGTAGGACGCTGCGCATCGATCCGGTCATCACGGAATTTGAGCCTGCCACGTCCCGCGCCCCCGTCCGTCGTCCCGGCAAGGCCAGCGCCACATCGGCTGTCGCATCCGGCCTGCAGCCGCCCGGCGCCTACGTGCGCATAGCACGTCAGTACGGTGTTGATCCCTGGCTGCTCTATGGCGTGGCGCTGCAGGAATCGCAGCTCAAGTTCGGCGCGCGCACCCTGCCCTACCCGTGGACGCTGTGCGTGCGCGGCAAGGGCCTGCGCTATGCCGGCTATGGCGAAACCCTGGCCGCCCTCAAGGGCTATGTGGGCCGGGGCGTGACGAACGTCGATTGCGGCGCCATGCAGGTCAACTGGCGCTGGCATGCCGACAGGCTGGGCAGCTTCGAGCGTGCCCTCGACCCGTACCCGAATCTCAGCGTGGGCGCGCAGATCCTGCGCGGACACTATGACGCGCGTGGCGACTGGCGCCGTGCGATTGCGCTCTATCACACGGGTTCCGATGCCACGTTGGAAACCCGCCAGCGCGGCGAACGCTATGCCGCGCAGACCCTGGCCAGGCTGGAGCGCCTGGGCGTGCGCCAGGCCGCTGCGATCGCGGGAGGGCGCCATGGCTAA
- a CDS encoding DUF2859 domain-containing protein yields the protein MAKSTHILGTLVAGLAGMLCLPWPVLAGPGNSGQPLQEINAGPAVPVAPYLSHLLAGQDQPLTGVAFPLVSRLKPGRLKAGLGPVLDSRWLTEPVFVIGTDEASMAWLARHADALRRLGASGVVLAAQDATAFKRVQQLANEHSLPITHGPDRWLEERLLARNAGVLPVLILLDGHATQEPSP from the coding sequence ATGGCTAAGTCCACGCACATTCTTGGCACCCTGGTGGCAGGTCTGGCCGGTATGCTGTGCCTGCCCTGGCCGGTGCTGGCCGGCCCTGGCAATTCAGGCCAGCCGCTGCAGGAAATCAACGCCGGCCCTGCCGTTCCCGTGGCGCCCTATCTGAGCCACCTGCTGGCAGGGCAAGACCAGCCGCTCACGGGCGTGGCGTTCCCCCTGGTGTCGCGGCTCAAGCCTGGCCGCCTCAAGGCCGGTCTCGGCCCGGTGCTCGACAGCCGCTGGCTCACCGAGCCGGTGTTTGTGATCGGCACCGACGAGGCATCCATGGCCTGGCTCGCACGCCACGCCGATGCACTGCGCCGCCTCGGCGCCAGCGGTGTGGTGCTGGCGGCGCAGGACGCCACGGCTTTCAAGCGCGTGCAGCAGCTGGCCAACGAGCACAGCCTGCCGATTACGCATGGCCCGGATCGCTGGCTGGAAGAGCGCCTGCTGGCCCGCAACGCCGGCGTCCTGCCCGTGTTGATCCTGCTCGACGGCCATGCCACCCAGGAGCCCTCCCCATGA
- a CDS encoding TIGR03747 family integrating conjugative element membrane protein, with protein sequence MTPRPTQGGTPVRARTRGPVELTLEVAFGLIFVSLFAWFIGVMIELAGHYVLWKEEGALAHSQRIVAQDMGYIAAAPRSLLIDDTEGFAHRLNGWAAWPYERLGVLAWYRRTHTPGQEPAPSASQRKASAPQQLGLGLQSATRSIGKTASYWAVVSMHVAQDVLLRLSVALFALPAFALACIVGIVDGLVRRDLRRWQGGRESSFVYHHAKRYTAWALTGGFGLYLTWPFGGFNPAYMVLVFTVLVAATLSTTVGSFKKYV encoded by the coding sequence ATGACGCCGCGCCCCACCCAGGGCGGCACTCCGGTGCGTGCCCGCACCCGTGGCCCGGTCGAGCTGACGCTGGAAGTGGCGTTCGGCCTGATCTTCGTGTCGCTGTTTGCCTGGTTCATAGGCGTCATGATCGAACTCGCCGGGCATTACGTACTGTGGAAGGAAGAAGGTGCCCTGGCGCATTCGCAGCGCATCGTGGCGCAGGACATGGGCTACATCGCGGCGGCGCCGCGCAGCCTGCTGATCGACGATACCGAAGGCTTTGCGCACCGGCTCAACGGCTGGGCCGCCTGGCCCTATGAGCGCCTGGGGGTGCTGGCCTGGTACAGGCGCACGCATACGCCGGGCCAGGAGCCGGCACCATCGGCCAGCCAGCGCAAGGCATCGGCGCCACAGCAGCTCGGCCTGGGCCTGCAAAGCGCCACGCGCTCCATCGGCAAGACCGCCAGCTACTGGGCCGTGGTGTCCATGCATGTGGCGCAGGACGTGCTGCTGCGCCTGTCGGTGGCCCTGTTCGCCCTGCCCGCCTTCGCCCTGGCCTGCATCGTCGGCATTGTCGATGGCCTGGTGCGCCGCGACCTGCGCCGCTGGCAGGGCGGGCGCGAAAGCTCCTTTGTCTATCACCACGCCAAACGCTACACGGCCTGGGCGCTGACGGGCGGCTTCGGCCTGTACCTGACCTGGCCCTTCGGCGGCTTCAACCCGGCCTACATGGTGCTGGTGTTCACCGTGCTGGTGGCCGCCACGCTGTCCACCACGGTAGGCAGTTTCAAGAAATACGTCTGA
- the mobH gene encoding MobH family relaxase → MMRRWISGYRALLLRGSSQRAAGAEQARPAADATAPPGRSATGVEGTAQGWIRVLDAKALLAQLHAQSALDATWRQSRLAAPVWERDLLSSIHRFADYVQLMPASESHHHAHAGGLLAHTLEMVLAAVTWRNGHFLPSGAQIEQIDAERDVWTYVVFYAALLHDIAKPLTDLRIQWRAAGMGETLRWTPVAGNLVQLAQGRAQAEYRVEFTPKSLRDYGAHSKLALTLLGQIAPPSALAFLAGTPQAMDALTQYLSGQDKSSLVARIVSRADQASTAKTLLAGSRARFDTASSVPLIELLMGAIRAMLANGTALPLNRSGAAGWVHDGSVWFVAKRLADAVRTWLREHAPEESIPGDSKNDRLFDTWQEYGCIQPNPHTGQAVWYVVVQGNAGAPQGEGGAAADEAASYSHQLTMLRFPLARLYEDEARYPPVMTGRIEVKDKRPKEDPSAQAGADEAVATTSLEPVPRFLEPETEAEPTAPQEAATAAPIQGKKPAAAAGTQLRAPAFNKPKAGAAPTGKNSKHAAEPVQRQAAPAASKPSRTVPVGEITVGGGVDGFDVDDGLLGDDDDVRQLPDKHKTAPGISHAGQSVKPRQNGHQHAPEAAAKAQERAPGTPRERQAAAPEAWQHQTAAMASTPVRARTHLVQPMFGPAEPGPVLLAPQLPELPQETAARKTEPSPTALAFMQWLQQGLASRQIKYNEAGAPVHFTSEGMALVSPLIFKLYASETGPQADADTDGLQVQREVIKAGWHRMTSAQGSGRLNILRYAVLGRGAVAVGKISAVVLTEPDRWVMPVPPANPVLQLA, encoded by the coding sequence ATGATGCGGCGCTGGATCAGTGGTTATCGAGCCCTGCTGCTCCGCGGCAGCAGCCAGCGCGCCGCAGGCGCCGAGCAGGCCCGGCCAGCCGCCGACGCCACGGCCCCACCCGGTCGCTCTGCAACAGGCGTAGAGGGTACGGCCCAGGGTTGGATCAGGGTGCTCGATGCCAAGGCACTGCTGGCGCAATTGCATGCGCAATCGGCGCTCGACGCCACCTGGCGGCAGTCACGCCTGGCGGCGCCCGTCTGGGAGCGCGACCTGCTGAGCTCCATCCATCGCTTTGCCGACTATGTGCAGCTGATGCCGGCCTCGGAATCGCACCACCATGCACACGCCGGCGGGCTGCTCGCGCATACGCTGGAGATGGTGCTGGCGGCCGTGACCTGGCGCAACGGGCACTTCCTGCCCTCGGGTGCCCAGATCGAGCAGATCGACGCCGAGCGCGATGTGTGGACTTATGTGGTGTTCTACGCCGCCCTGCTGCATGACATTGCCAAGCCACTCACGGATCTGCGCATCCAGTGGCGCGCCGCTGGCATGGGCGAGACACTGCGCTGGACGCCCGTGGCCGGCAATCTGGTGCAGCTGGCCCAGGGCAGGGCCCAGGCCGAATACCGCGTGGAGTTCACGCCAAAGTCCCTGCGCGACTATGGCGCACACAGCAAGCTCGCCCTGACGCTGCTGGGCCAGATTGCACCGCCCTCCGCCCTGGCATTTCTGGCCGGCACGCCGCAGGCCATGGATGCCCTGACGCAATACCTGTCCGGCCAGGATAAGAGCAGCCTGGTGGCGCGCATCGTCAGCCGCGCCGATCAGGCCTCGACAGCCAAGACGCTCCTGGCGGGCAGCCGGGCGCGTTTCGACACCGCCAGCAGCGTGCCCCTGATCGAGTTGCTCATGGGCGCCATCCGCGCCATGCTGGCCAACGGTACCGCGTTGCCGCTGAACCGTTCCGGCGCTGCCGGCTGGGTGCATGACGGATCGGTATGGTTCGTCGCCAAGCGCCTGGCCGACGCGGTGCGCACCTGGCTGCGCGAACATGCACCCGAGGAGAGCATTCCAGGCGACAGCAAGAACGATCGCCTGTTCGACACCTGGCAGGAATATGGCTGCATCCAGCCCAACCCACACACCGGCCAGGCGGTCTGGTATGTGGTGGTGCAGGGCAACGCCGGTGCGCCTCAGGGCGAGGGCGGCGCAGCCGCTGACGAAGCGGCCAGCTACTCGCACCAACTGACCATGCTCCGGTTTCCACTGGCGCGTCTCTACGAGGATGAGGCCAGATACCCGCCGGTGATGACTGGGCGCATCGAAGTCAAGGACAAGCGGCCGAAGGAAGACCCGTCCGCTCAGGCTGGCGCCGATGAGGCTGTGGCAACCACATCCCTGGAGCCTGTGCCACGCTTTTTGGAGCCCGAAACTGAAGCAGAACCAACCGCACCGCAGGAAGCTGCAACAGCTGCGCCCATCCAAGGCAAAAAGCCTGCTGCAGCTGCTGGAACCCAGCTGCGTGCGCCGGCATTCAACAAACCCAAGGCTGGCGCAGCGCCTACAGGCAAGAATTCCAAGCATGCTGCAGAGCCGGTTCAGCGCCAGGCAGCACCTGCTGCGTCGAAACCTTCCCGGACTGTGCCAGTTGGAGAGATCACCGTTGGCGGGGGTGTCGATGGCTTCGATGTGGATGATGGCCTGCTGGGCGATGACGATGATGTGCGGCAGCTGCCCGACAAGCACAAGACAGCGCCAGGCATCTCCCATGCCGGCCAAAGCGTCAAACCACGGCAGAACGGCCATCAGCATGCGCCAGAAGCTGCGGCCAAGGCACAAGAGCGTGCACCAGGCACACCGCGCGAACGGCAAGCAGCTGCGCCAGAAGCCTGGCAGCACCAAACTGCAGCAATGGCCTCGACGCCAGTGCGCGCCAGGACGCATCTCGTCCAGCCCATGTTTGGCCCGGCGGAACCCGGCCCGGTGCTACTGGCGCCCCAGCTGCCCGAGTTGCCGCAGGAGACCGCAGCGCGCAAGACCGAGCCCAGCCCAACCGCGCTGGCCTTCATGCAGTGGCTGCAGCAAGGCCTGGCCAGCCGGCAGATCAAGTACAACGAGGCCGGTGCGCCGGTGCATTTCACGTCCGAGGGCATGGCGCTGGTGTCACCGTTGATTTTCAAGCTGTACGCCAGCGAAACCGGCCCCCAGGCGGATGCCGATACCGATGGCCTGCAGGTGCAGCGCGAGGTCATCAAGGCCGGCTGGCATCGGATGACCAGCGCCCAGGGCAGCGGCCGGCTCAACATCCTGCGCTATGCGGTGCTGGGACGTGGCGCTGTCGCCGTGGGTAAGATTTCTGCGGTCGTGCTTACGGAGCCCGATCGCTGGGTCATGCCCGTGCCGCCCGCCAACCCGGTGCTGCAACTGGCATGA